The following are encoded together in the Candidatus Dependentiae bacterium genome:
- a CDS encoding AAA family ATPase, which yields MGLKMLPLSLLFALSTGISTYGQLTEPAVQTTTQDPKFLEALLQRVLKQLATTDKALEELAQSVNNNSIKVDDKKAIRDYVTSLRSFILEVRQGKQFELSHATIPLILDVNKSILEQVNSSLVNGLKQIPTLKTQEFVNRSYQATPLKASMVKRALDHNEAELKNIAKNYAFVGSTPLNRFTKRTTQIANEWNLPTIAKRALPYIGLGAYYVLITPPNKLPDYPEPTVTTRTPLPDIINTKGEREKHTLEITKDNPIKTISPIGNFFQNLKNLIGSLPKKEIESRPKLPVGIPLAQGASSTSSRSLEQIGEDLVIIGAQIGNQTTVQTHTTSNGSGLIGNMINPLGRFINVDTSKPFYTITPAAIFAPIIMKDAKELAGWASTQTMKSIAYLKGESFDTGSPVKSSRSTFNDVIGLSQAKAELGKIASYFKHKASLDRTGAAIERGYLLVGPVDAGKALAHALAGEITKELKAQGKTDKCGIYDIHASALLKKELGDVIKEADKATPAIVVINELDWLTHQEIDAKVWGDIVTTMTGAIKNPKKPVIIIATAQDAQALTNALGSSAQLGVTITFGQPSDEDRAVFFTRELANYGVSKAEFNIAELARQTSGSSLTTLGAVVKHALNRAHIAQRTLTHDDIEQSINTLVYGISAQHRSPLALEKQVLAAHYAGKIVAHNTLDMPEQLVKATILPVTTKTGIRQGALFTYAPDHRALTTTQQDKEKAVIIELAGLAAQEVLLGSVSHAVAQETKQKVFAQLKEIVFEGINEQDMPKELKNTKLAQIWHLMEEYTQRAKNSLHENKEILEKVAKQLETEQTISVYYNN from the coding sequence ATGGGATTAAAAATGTTACCACTTAGTTTATTGTTTGCTCTTAGTACAGGCATAAGTACTTATGGACAACTAACAGAGCCAGCAGTACAAACAACAACTCAAGATCCAAAATTTCTTGAAGCTCTCTTGCAACGCGTTCTTAAACAACTTGCAACAACAGATAAAGCTTTAGAAGAGCTTGCCCAATCAGTTAACAATAACAGTATTAAAGTAGATGACAAAAAAGCTATACGCGATTATGTTACAAGCTTAAGAAGCTTTATTTTAGAAGTACGTCAAGGCAAGCAATTTGAACTTAGCCATGCTACTATACCGTTAATTCTTGACGTTAATAAATCAATTTTAGAACAGGTTAATAGCTCTCTTGTTAACGGACTTAAGCAGATTCCTACTTTAAAAACTCAAGAATTTGTTAACCGCTCTTATCAAGCAACACCGCTTAAAGCAAGCATGGTTAAAAGAGCTTTAGACCACAATGAAGCTGAGTTAAAAAATATCGCTAAAAATTACGCATTTGTTGGTTCAACGCCATTAAACCGTTTTACCAAAAGAACAACACAAATTGCTAATGAGTGGAATTTACCAACCATTGCAAAACGTGCTCTACCGTATATTGGTTTAGGTGCTTATTATGTGCTTATAACACCCCCAAACAAACTACCTGATTATCCAGAACCGACTGTTACTACTCGTACACCACTGCCAGACATAATTAATACAAAAGGGGAAAGAGAAAAGCATACTTTGGAAATCACGAAAGACAATCCTATTAAAACAATAAGCCCTATTGGCAACTTTTTTCAAAATTTAAAGAATTTAATAGGTTCATTGCCTAAAAAAGAAATAGAAAGCAGACCTAAATTACCAGTAGGTATTCCATTAGCACAGGGTGCTTCAAGTACCTCTTCTAGAAGTCTAGAGCAAATAGGTGAAGATTTGGTAATTATTGGTGCTCAAATAGGTAATCAAACTACTGTACAAACGCATACTACCAGTAATGGTAGTGGTTTAATTGGCAACATGATTAATCCTTTAGGTAGATTTATAAACGTTGATACATCAAAACCATTCTATACCATTACTCCTGCAGCTATCTTTGCTCCTATTATTATGAAAGATGCCAAAGAATTAGCTGGTTGGGCGTCAACTCAGACTATGAAAAGTATCGCTTATCTAAAGGGTGAAAGTTTTGATACTGGTTCTCCCGTTAAATCATCTCGTAGCACTTTTAATGACGTTATTGGACTATCTCAAGCAAAAGCTGAACTAGGTAAAATAGCGAGCTATTTTAAACATAAAGCTAGCTTAGATAGAACAGGTGCTGCTATAGAACGTGGTTACTTACTTGTAGGTCCCGTTGATGCAGGTAAGGCTCTTGCTCATGCTCTTGCAGGAGAAATTACCAAAGAACTTAAAGCTCAAGGTAAAACCGATAAATGCGGCATCTATGATATTCATGCTTCAGCGCTGCTTAAAAAAGAGCTAGGCGACGTTATCAAAGAAGCTGACAAAGCAACACCTGCTATTGTTGTTATAAATGAGCTTGACTGGCTTACCCATCAAGAAATTGACGCTAAAGTATGGGGTGACATTGTTACTACTATGACAGGGGCTATCAAAAATCCTAAAAAGCCCGTGATTATTATAGCAACAGCTCAAGATGCTCAAGCTCTTACCAATGCTTTAGGCAGTTCAGCTCAGCTAGGAGTAACGATTACTTTTGGACAACCAAGCGACGAAGACAGAGCAGTGTTCTTTACCCGTGAACTTGCTAATTATGGTGTTTCAAAAGCAGAATTTAATATAGCTGAATTAGCTCGTCAGACGAGTGGCAGTTCACTGACTACTTTAGGTGCTGTAGTAAAACATGCTTTAAATAGAGCCCATATAGCTCAAAGAACACTAACCCATGATGACATTGAACAAAGTATTAATACTTTAGTGTATGGCATTAGCGCTCAGCATCGCAGTCCACTGGCTCTGGAAAAACAGGTACTTGCAGCACATTACGCTGGTAAAATAGTAGCTCATAATACGCTTGATATGCCAGAACAATTAGTTAAAGCAACGATATTACCAGTAACTACTAAAACTGGTATACGTCAAGGTGCGCTCTTTACTTATGCTCCTGATCACAGAGCATTAACAACTACGCAACAAGATAAAGAAAAAGCAGTTATTATAGAACTTGCAGGTCTTGCAGCTCAAGAAGTATTGCTTGGCTCAGTGTCACATGCTGTTGCTCAAGAGACAAAGCAAAAAGTATTTGCTCAACTAAAAGAGATTGTATTTGAAGGTATTAACGAACAAGATATGCCAAAAGAGCTAAAAAACACCAAGCTTGCTCAAATATGGCATCTTATGGAAGAGTACACGCAACGTGCAAAAAACTCTCTGCATGAAAATAAAGAAATACTTGAAAAAGTAGCTAAACAACTAGAAACTGAACAAACCATTAGTGTATACTATAACAACTAA
- a CDS encoding RpiB/LacA/LacB family sugar-phosphate isomerase: MHSKIAIGSDHRGFLIKEFLLSCTAFDNWTVEWVDVGAYTRERSDYPTFGAQVAQLMLSNTVDAGVLLCGNGVGMAIVANRFKHIRAGLVWTEGLARMAKEDDNINVLVLPADCMTQEEAEQCVFAWLTGKFKGGRYAERLALIESLTNS; this comes from the coding sequence ATGCATAGTAAGATAGCCATTGGCTCAGATCACCGCGGGTTTTTAATTAAAGAATTTTTACTGTCGTGCACTGCTTTTGATAACTGGACTGTTGAGTGGGTTGATGTAGGAGCTTACACTAGAGAAAGATCAGATTATCCCACCTTTGGTGCTCAAGTTGCACAACTTATGCTCTCTAATACCGTAGATGCTGGAGTGCTACTTTGTGGCAATGGCGTTGGTATGGCTATAGTAGCCAATAGATTTAAACATATTAGAGCAGGGCTTGTTTGGACAGAAGGCCTAGCGCGTATGGCAAAAGAAGATGATAATATAAATGTGCTCGTGCTTCCAGCTGATTGTATGACTCAAGAAGAAGCTGAGCAGTGTGTATTTGCTTGGCTTACGGGTAAGTTTAAAGGTGGTCGCTATGCTGAACGGCTAGCTCTCATAGAGTCACTTACAAATAGTTAA